In Pochonia chlamydosporia 170 chromosome 3, whole genome shotgun sequence, the following are encoded in one genomic region:
- a CDS encoding transposase protein domain-containing protein, whose protein sequence is MASTSEFPFAGIYASEMVKFTVSNDLFKCSIHKKALIGRIPDMEHTLQRTGPTESSRENRGYNPQEGVFNWEHVEVSFFDGFFQYVYTGSYIAPAPEPVKSQPFRREPSVPPHDTQHPSEYFDEQLALLKKVNEARRFLLLRVFHAEYFIYADDDALRHDLPLNNDQSESHAMILYYHMNMHWYATGFDLPGLATLANAKLYQTLVQFELHDQGVADLVKLLELINDEEDDTADSLCVSMLHHFLVCHWDTLWQFVPFREISFYENIQACHLLRKLSANL, encoded by the exons ATGGCATCCACAAGCGAGTTCCCTTTCGCCGG AATATACGCCTCTGAAATGGTGAAATTCACTGTATCAAACGATCTTTTTAAGTGCAGCATCCATAAGAAAGCATTGATCGGCCGGATCCCAGACATGGAACACACATTACAACGTACGGGCCCGACCGAAAGTTCCCGGGAAAACAGGGGTTACAACCCTCAGGAGGGAGTATTTAACTGGGAACATGTCGAGGTTTCCTTTTTTGACGGGTTTTTTCAATACGTTTATACTGGGTCATATattgctccagctccagaacCCGTGAAGTCACAGCCTTTCCGGCGAGAGCCAAGTGTGCCTCCTCACGATACTCAGCACCCAAGCGAGTATTTTGACGAACAACTGGCCCTGTTGAAGAAGGTCAATGAAGCACGACGGTTTCTCTTGTTGAGAGTATTTCATGCTGAATACTTCATAtatgcagatgatgatgcacTGCGTCATGACCTGCCTCTGAACAATGACCAAAGTGAGAGCCATGCAATGATTCTGTATTATCATATGAACATGCATTGGTATGCCACGGGGTTTGATCTTCCGGGGCTAGCTACTTTGGCAAACGCCAAATTATACCAGACATTAGTCCAATTTGAGCTGCACGACCAAGGAGTTGCCGATTTGGTGAAGCTTCTCGAGTTGATcaatgacgaggaggatgacaCGGCGGACTCTCTGTGCGTGTCTATGCTCCACCATTTTCTGGTTTGCCATTGGGATACGCTTTGGCAGTTTGTCCCGTTTCGGGAAATTTCTTTTTACGAGAACATTCAGGCTTGCCATCTTCTACGCAAGCTCTCAGCCAACCTCTAA
- a CDS encoding phenylacetyl-CoA ligase (similar to Neosartorya fischeri NRRL 181 XP_001260500.1), with product MPIQSEWTVDIPVIDIWSMYFEQPKEYPDNHVLLIDGDTDRSYTFSDVKNGSIAFGKGLKHMFNWNKGDVLGFFTPNCIDTPIVTYGLHWAGGIASPANPTYTVDELARQLLDSKATALITQKPFLKTAVQAAQKAKIPLDRVILMGDGRDETGNHKHWTEITAQGAWFQPKRTMLDPKKDLAYLVYSSGTTGLPKGVMLTHYNVVSNAYQFSRLDAKTMNWDSDRHLGVLPFFHIYGLSVALNVTMQTGSQIVVLPKFDIEKACKLIEKHSITFMYVPPPIVLALGKHPVVDKYDMTSIRWINSGAAPLGVDLVEAVWKRLSIGVKQGYGLSETSPATHSQLTDEWWKFQGSVGRLLPLVEAKIVDENGKELPRGEAGEILLKGPNVFHGYWNRPDLNKETFTEDGWYKTGDVGYACKRGHFYITDRMKELIKYKGFQVPPAELEAKLLGREDINDVCVIGVWDNDQHTEVPRAYVVVRPDVQETEELKKDIINWLGERVGPPKRLRGGVRFVKEIPKSQSGKILRRVLKDQVKKEEGAAPRAKL from the exons ATGCCGATTCAGTCAGAATGGACGGTGGACATTCCCGTCATAGACATCTGGTCAATGTACTTTGAGCAGCCAAAGGAGTATCCAGACAACCACG TTCTTCTCATTGACGGCGATACGGACCGTTCATATACGTTCTCCGACGTCAAAAATGGCTCCATCGCATTCGGAAAGGGCCTCAAGCACATGTTCAACTGGAACAAGGGCGACGTCCTGGGCTTCTTCACCCCGAACTGCATCGACACACCCATCGTAACTTATGGTCTACACTGGGCGGGTGGCAtcgccagcccagccaaccCAACGTACACCGTAGACGAACTTGCGCGCCAGCTGCTCGACTCCAAGGCCACGGCTCTCATCACGCAGAAGCCATTCCTCAAGACAGCAGTGCAGGCCGcgcaaaaggccaagattcCCCTCGATAGGGTCATTCTCATGGGCGATGGGAGAGATGAGACGGGCAATCACAAGCACTGGACAGAAATTACAGCCCAAGGCGCTTGGTTCCAACCCAAGCGGACTATGCTGGATCCTAAGAAGGATCTTGCGTATTTGGTGTACAGCTCT GGAACTACGGGCTTGCCCAAGGGTGTAATGCTCACTCACTACAATGTCGTTTCCAATGCGTATCAATTCTCGCGACTTGATGCCAAGACTATGAACTGGGACTCAGATAGACATTTGGGTGTTTTGCCATTCTTCCATATCTAC GGTCTCTCGGTCGCACTGAACGTCACCATGCAAACAGGCTCGCAAATTGTGGTCCTCCCGAAATTCGACATCGAGAAAGCCTGCAAGCTTATTGAAAAGCACTCCATCACATTCATGTATGTCCCGCCGCCGATTGTCCTCGCGCTGGGCAAGCACCCCGTCGTGGACAAGTACGACATGACGTCCATCCGGTGGATCAACTCTGGCGCCGCGCCCTTGGGTGTCGATCTCGTCGAAGCTGTCTGGAAGAGACTCAGTATCGGTGTGAAGCAAGGATACGGCTTGTCGGAGACCAGCCCGGCGACGCATTCGCAGTTGACCGACGAGTGGTGGAAGTTCCAAGGTTCCGTGGGACGTTTGCTGCCGCTGGTTGAGGCGAagattgtggatgagaatggcaaggAGTTGCCTCGAGGGGAG GCTGGCGAAATTCTCCTCAAGGGTCCCAACGTCTTCCACGGATACTGGAACAGACCCGACTTGAACAAAGAGACCTTCACAGAGGACGGTTGGTACAAGACCGGCGACGTGGGCTACGCCTGCAAACGCGGCCACTTTTACATTACCGACCGTATGAAGGAGCTCATCAAGTATA AGGGTTTCCAAGTCCCACCTGCCGAATTGGAAGCCAAGTTGCTCGGGCGCGAGGACATCAACGACGTCTGTGTCATTGGCGTCTGGGACAACGACCAGCATACTGAGGTACCGCGTGCTTATGTCGTTGTGCGTCCTGACGTCCAGGAGACGgaggagctgaagaaggatATTATCAACTGGTTGGGCGAGAGGGTCGGGCCGCCTAAGCGATTGCGCGGGGGTGTGCGGTTCGTAAAGGAGATTCCGAAGTCACAGTCTGGTAAGATTCTGAGGAGAGTGTTGAAGGATCAGGttaagaaggaggagggtgCTGCCCCGAGGGCGAAGTTGTGA